The following are encoded together in the Bubalus kerabau isolate K-KA32 ecotype Philippines breed swamp buffalo chromosome 3, PCC_UOA_SB_1v2, whole genome shotgun sequence genome:
- the MRPS18B gene encoding small ribosomal subunit protein mS40 isoform X1 encodes MAASVLNVLLRRLPYISPFRGAYGVQVPLQTLCTKAPPEDDSLPPIPVSPYEDEPWKYLDSEEYHNRYGSRPVWADYRRNHKGGIPPQRTRKMCIRGNKVAGNPCPICRDQKLHVDFRNVKLLKQFVCAHTGIIFHAPYTGVCMKQHKKLTQAIQKARDHGLLSYHIPQVEPRDLDFSTSHGAVSGTPPAPTLVSGDPWYPWYSWKQPPERELSRLRRLYQGHLREESGPPPESMPKVPLKAPTEATSTEQAGPQSAL; translated from the exons ATGGCTGCCTCCGTATTGAACGTGTTGCTGAGGCGCCTTCCTTACATTTCGCCCTTCAGAGGTGCCTACGGAGTTCAG GTTCCCCTCCAGACTCTTTGCACCAAAGCCCCCCCTGAGGATGATTCTTTGCCCCCAATTCCTGTTTCCCCTTATGAGGATGAACCCTGGAAATACCTGGACTCAGAag AATACCACAACCGCTATGGTTCTCGCCCTGTCTGGGCTGACTACCGTCGAAACCACAAAGGTGGAATACCCCCACAGCGGACTCGAAAGATGTGTATT CGTGGAAATAAAGTTGCTGGGAACCCCTGCCCCATCTGCCGGGATCAGAAGCTGCATGTCGACTTTAGG AACGTGAAGCTCTTGAAACAGTTTGTCTGTGCCCACACAGGTATCATCTTCCATGCTCCATATACAG GGGTCTGTATGAAGCAACACAAGAAGTTGACCCAGGCTATCCAGAAAGCCAGGGATCATG GTCTTCTCAGTTACCACATTCCCCAGGTTGAACCTCGGGACCTTGACTTCAGTACCTCTCATGGAGCTGTGAGTGGTACTCCACCAGCCCCCACTCTGGTTTCTGGTGACCCCTGGTATCCATGGTACAGCTGGAAACAGCCACCAGAGAGAGAGCTGTCCCGCCTTCGCCGGCTCTACCAGGGCCATCTGCGAGAAGAAAGTGGCCCTCCACCTGAGTCAATGCCCAAGGTGCCACTCAAGGCCCCCACTGAAGCCACCTCCACTGAGCAGGCGGGCCCCCAGAGTGCTCTGTAG
- the ATAT1 gene encoding alpha-tubulin N-acetyltransferase 1 isoform X2, whose protein sequence is MCGPNRRIWLTCPSCFPTVILMEKGMYHPEKSVDLQQQIMTIVDELGKASAKAQHLPAPITSASRMQSNRHVMYILKDTSARPAGKGAIVGFLKVGYKKLFVLDDREAHNEVEPLCILDFYIHESLQRHGHGRELFQHMLQKERVEPHQLAIDRPSQKLLKFLNKHYNLETTVPQVNNFVIFEGFFAHQHRPPATSLRATRHSRAAALDPMPAAPARKLPPKRAEGDIKPYSSSDREFLKVAVEPPWPLNRAPRRATPPAHPPPRSSSLGNSPERGPLRPFVPEQELLRSLRLCPPHPTARLLLATDPGGSPAQRRRTSGTPPGLVAQSCSYSRHGRLNSSCPNTGNQELKQGEQETENRCAIEEQVLSQHGSGEEPMHTVPPQAQVPPAQAWTMGGDMFNARFIRNLHERRSTRPW, encoded by the exons ATGTGTGGTCCCAACCGAAGGATATGGTTGACCTGCCCTTCCTGCTTCCCCACTGTAATtttaatggagaagggaatgtaccACCCTGAAAAGAG TGTTGATCTGCAGCAGCAAATTATGACCATTGTAGATGAGCTGGGCAAGGCCTCTGCTAAG GCCCAGCATCTTCCTGCTCCCATAACCAGTGCATCCAGGATGCAGAGTAATCGCCACGTTATGTATATACTCAAAGATACTTCAGCTCGACC ggctggaaaaggagcCATTGTTGGCTTTCTTAAAGTTGGATATAAGAAACTCTTTGTACTG GATGATCGTGAGGCTCACAATGAGGTAGAACCACTTTGCATCTTGGACTTTTACATCCATGAATCACTTCAACGCCACGGCCACGGACGAGAACTCTTCCAGCATATGTTGCAG AAAGAGCGAGTTGAACCACACCAACTGGCCATTGACAGACCCTCCCAGAAGCTGCTGAAGTTCCTGAATAAACACTACAACCTGGAGACCACCGTCCCACAG GTGAACAACTTTGTGATCTTCGAAGGCTTCTTTGCCCATCAGCATC GGCCCCCTGCTACCTCCCTGAGGGCAACTCGACACTCTCGTGCTGCTGCGCTCGATCCTATGCCCGCTG CTCCAGCAAGGAAGCTGCCACCCAAGCGAGCAGAGGGAGACATAAAGCCATACTCCTCTAGTGACCGAGAAT TTCTGAAGGTAGCTGTGGAGCCTCCATGGCCCCTGAACAGGGCCCCTCGCCGTGCGACTCCTCCAGCCCACCCACCCCCTCGCTCCAGCAGCCTGGGAAACTCACCAGAACGGGGCCCCCTCCGCCCCTTTGTGCCAGAGCAGGAGCTGCTGCGTTCCCTGCGCCTctgccccccacaccccaccGCCCGCCTTCTGCTTGCTACTGACCCTGGGGGCAGCCCTGCCCAGCGGCGCCGCACCAG CGGGACTCCCCCAGGGCTGGTAGCCCAAAGCTGCAGCTATAGCCGCCACGGGCGGTTGAATTCCTCATGTCCCAATACAG GCAACCAAGAACTGAAGCAGGGGGAACAGGAAACAGAGAATAG GTGTGCCATTGAGGAGCAGGTCTTGTCACAGCATGGGTCTGGGGAGGAACCCATGCACACAGTTCCTCCACAGGCCCAGGTTCCACCAGCCCAGGCTTGGACAATGGGTGGGGACATGTTCAACGCCAGGTTCATTCGAAACTTGCATGAACGTCGCAGCACCAGGCCTTGGTGA
- the ATAT1 gene encoding alpha-tubulin N-acetyltransferase 1 isoform X3: MEFPFDVDALLPERITVLDQHLRPPARRPGTTTPARVDLQQQIMTIVDELGKASAKAQHLPAPITSASRMQSNRHVMYILKDTSARPAGKGAIVGFLKVGYKKLFVLDDREAHNEVEPLCILDFYIHESLQRHGHGRELFQHMLQKERVEPHQLAIDRPSQKLLKFLNKHYNLETTVPQVNNFVIFEGFFAHQHPPARKLPPKRAEGDIKPYSSSDREFLKVAVEPPWPLNRAPRRATPPAHPPPRSSSLGNSPERGPLRPFVPEQELLRSLRLCPPHPTARLLLATDPGGSPAQRRRTSGTPPGLVAQSCSYSRHGRLNSSCPNTGNQELKQGEQETENRCAIEEQVLSQHGSGEEPMHTVPPQAQVPPAQAWTMGGDMFNARFIRNLHERRSTRPW; this comes from the exons ATGGAGTTCCCGTTCGATGTGGACGCGCTGCTCCCGGAGCGGATCACGGTGCTGGACCAGCACCTAAGGCCCCCGGCCCGCCGACCCGGAACCACAACGCCGGCCCG TGTTGATCTGCAGCAGCAAATTATGACCATTGTAGATGAGCTGGGCAAGGCCTCTGCTAAG GCCCAGCATCTTCCTGCTCCCATAACCAGTGCATCCAGGATGCAGAGTAATCGCCACGTTATGTATATACTCAAAGATACTTCAGCTCGACC ggctggaaaaggagcCATTGTTGGCTTTCTTAAAGTTGGATATAAGAAACTCTTTGTACTG GATGATCGTGAGGCTCACAATGAGGTAGAACCACTTTGCATCTTGGACTTTTACATCCATGAATCACTTCAACGCCACGGCCACGGACGAGAACTCTTCCAGCATATGTTGCAG AAAGAGCGAGTTGAACCACACCAACTGGCCATTGACAGACCCTCCCAGAAGCTGCTGAAGTTCCTGAATAAACACTACAACCTGGAGACCACCGTCCCACAG GTGAACAACTTTGTGATCTTCGAAGGCTTCTTTGCCCATCAGCATC CTCCAGCAAGGAAGCTGCCACCCAAGCGAGCAGAGGGAGACATAAAGCCATACTCCTCTAGTGACCGAGAAT TTCTGAAGGTAGCTGTGGAGCCTCCATGGCCCCTGAACAGGGCCCCTCGCCGTGCGACTCCTCCAGCCCACCCACCCCCTCGCTCCAGCAGCCTGGGAAACTCACCAGAACGGGGCCCCCTCCGCCCCTTTGTGCCAGAGCAGGAGCTGCTGCGTTCCCTGCGCCTctgccccccacaccccaccGCCCGCCTTCTGCTTGCTACTGACCCTGGGGGCAGCCCTGCCCAGCGGCGCCGCACCAG CGGGACTCCCCCAGGGCTGGTAGCCCAAAGCTGCAGCTATAGCCGCCACGGGCGGTTGAATTCCTCATGTCCCAATACAG GCAACCAAGAACTGAAGCAGGGGGAACAGGAAACAGAGAATAG GTGTGCCATTGAGGAGCAGGTCTTGTCACAGCATGGGTCTGGGGAGGAACCCATGCACACAGTTCCTCCACAGGCCCAGGTTCCACCAGCCCAGGCTTGGACAATGGGTGGGGACATGTTCAACGCCAGGTTCATTCGAAACTTGCATGAACGTCGCAGCACCAGGCCTTGGTGA
- the ATAT1 gene encoding alpha-tubulin N-acetyltransferase 1 isoform X4: MCGPNRRIWLTCPSCFPTVILMEKGMYHPEKSVDLQQQIMTIVDELGKASAKAQHLPAPITSASRMQSNRHVMYILKDTSARPAGKGAIVGFLKVGYKKLFVLDDREAHNEVEPLCILDFYIHESLQRHGHGRELFQHMLQKERVEPHQLAIDRPSQKLLKFLNKHYNLETTVPQVNNFVIFEGFFAHQHPPARKLPPKRAEGDIKPYSSSDREFLKVAVEPPWPLNRAPRRATPPAHPPPRSSSLGNSPERGPLRPFVPEQELLRSLRLCPPHPTARLLLATDPGGSPAQRRRTR; this comes from the exons ATGTGTGGTCCCAACCGAAGGATATGGTTGACCTGCCCTTCCTGCTTCCCCACTGTAATtttaatggagaagggaatgtaccACCCTGAAAAGAG TGTTGATCTGCAGCAGCAAATTATGACCATTGTAGATGAGCTGGGCAAGGCCTCTGCTAAG GCCCAGCATCTTCCTGCTCCCATAACCAGTGCATCCAGGATGCAGAGTAATCGCCACGTTATGTATATACTCAAAGATACTTCAGCTCGACC ggctggaaaaggagcCATTGTTGGCTTTCTTAAAGTTGGATATAAGAAACTCTTTGTACTG GATGATCGTGAGGCTCACAATGAGGTAGAACCACTTTGCATCTTGGACTTTTACATCCATGAATCACTTCAACGCCACGGCCACGGACGAGAACTCTTCCAGCATATGTTGCAG AAAGAGCGAGTTGAACCACACCAACTGGCCATTGACAGACCCTCCCAGAAGCTGCTGAAGTTCCTGAATAAACACTACAACCTGGAGACCACCGTCCCACAG GTGAACAACTTTGTGATCTTCGAAGGCTTCTTTGCCCATCAGCATC CTCCAGCAAGGAAGCTGCCACCCAAGCGAGCAGAGGGAGACATAAAGCCATACTCCTCTAGTGACCGAGAAT TTCTGAAGGTAGCTGTGGAGCCTCCATGGCCCCTGAACAGGGCCCCTCGCCGTGCGACTCCTCCAGCCCACCCACCCCCTCGCTCCAGCAGCCTGGGAAACTCACCAGAACGGGGCCCCCTCCGCCCCTTTGTGCCAGAGCAGGAGCTGCTGCGTTCCCTGCGCCTctgccccccacaccccaccGCCCGCCTTCTGCTTGCTACTGACCCTGGGGGCAGCCCTGCCCAGCGGCGCCGCACCAGGTAA
- the MRPS18B gene encoding small ribosomal subunit protein mS40 isoform X2 translates to MAASVLNVLLRRLPYISPFRGAYGVQVPLQTLCTKAPPEDDSLPPIPVSPYEDEPWKYLDSEEYHNRYGSRPVWADYRRNHKGGIPPQRTRKMCIRGNKVAGNPCPICRDQKLHVDFRNVKLLKQFVCAHTGIIFHAPYTGLLSYHIPQVEPRDLDFSTSHGAVSGTPPAPTLVSGDPWYPWYSWKQPPERELSRLRRLYQGHLREESGPPPESMPKVPLKAPTEATSTEQAGPQSAL, encoded by the exons ATGGCTGCCTCCGTATTGAACGTGTTGCTGAGGCGCCTTCCTTACATTTCGCCCTTCAGAGGTGCCTACGGAGTTCAG GTTCCCCTCCAGACTCTTTGCACCAAAGCCCCCCCTGAGGATGATTCTTTGCCCCCAATTCCTGTTTCCCCTTATGAGGATGAACCCTGGAAATACCTGGACTCAGAag AATACCACAACCGCTATGGTTCTCGCCCTGTCTGGGCTGACTACCGTCGAAACCACAAAGGTGGAATACCCCCACAGCGGACTCGAAAGATGTGTATT CGTGGAAATAAAGTTGCTGGGAACCCCTGCCCCATCTGCCGGGATCAGAAGCTGCATGTCGACTTTAGG AACGTGAAGCTCTTGAAACAGTTTGTCTGTGCCCACACAGGTATCATCTTCCATGCTCCATATACAG GTCTTCTCAGTTACCACATTCCCCAGGTTGAACCTCGGGACCTTGACTTCAGTACCTCTCATGGAGCTGTGAGTGGTACTCCACCAGCCCCCACTCTGGTTTCTGGTGACCCCTGGTATCCATGGTACAGCTGGAAACAGCCACCAGAGAGAGAGCTGTCCCGCCTTCGCCGGCTCTACCAGGGCCATCTGCGAGAAGAAAGTGGCCCTCCACCTGAGTCAATGCCCAAGGTGCCACTCAAGGCCCCCACTGAAGCCACCTCCACTGAGCAGGCGGGCCCCCAGAGTGCTCTGTAG
- the C3H6orf136 gene encoding LOW QUALITY PROTEIN: uncharacterized protein C6orf136 homolog (The sequence of the model RefSeq protein was modified relative to this genomic sequence to represent the inferred CDS: inserted 4 bases in 3 codons; deleted 1 base in 1 codon; substituted 2 bases at 2 genomic stop codons) — protein MYQPSRGAARRLGPCLRAYQARPQVRAERKREGRGGGGERPSSXPARGAERASRFAQAYXRPPLLPTCAERRVEGRGVSGTGGRRCQPCRARXRLSPGSCGAGGVEAGAVGRGRISPASSRLPVSGGDLKDRGRRXFAAPPGSRPDGPAGRALQPTHLAPGXRSRREGRPEWTRFGPLCRGGQDGHAPGGDGASGTPSGTEDQSSPWALPFPPLWPHSTTTTSPSLPLFWSPPPPSPPTRLLPPAPPLPLPQVQALTSPWVVLPPGKGEEGPGPELHSGCLDGLRSLFEGPPCPYPGALIPFQAPGTAHPSPATPSGDPSMEEHLAVMYERLRQELPNLFLHSHDYTLYSSDVEFINEILNMRTKGRTWYILSLTLCRFLAWNYFAQLRLEILQLTRHPENWTLQARWRLVGLPIHLLFLRFYKRDKEELYRTYDAYSTFYLNSNGLICRHRLDKLMPSHSPPAPVKKLLVGALVALGLSEPEPNLHLCSKD, from the exons ATGTACCAGCCCAGCCGGGGGGCGGCCCGGCGCCTCGGCCCCTGCCTTCGCGCCTATCAGGCTCGTCCCCAGGTGAGAGCCGAGAGGAagcgggaggggagaggagggggcggggagagaCCCTCCTC GCCGGCGCGTGGGGCGGAGCGCGCGTCCCGTTTCGCGCAGGCGTACTGACGT CCACCGCTCCTTCCCACCTGTGCGGAGCGGCGCGTGGAGGGGCGAGGGGTCTCAGGGACCGGAGGGCGGCGCTGCCAGCCCTGTCGCGCAC GACGTCTGTCTCCTGGATCTTGCGGGGCAGGCGGGGTTGAGGCTGGCGCGGTGGGGCGCGGCCGCATTTCTCCCGCGTCTTCGCGGTTACCTGTGTCTGGAGGTGATTTGAAGGACAGAGGGCGGA GGTTCGCGGCGCCTCCAGGGAGCCGACCAGACGGACCTGCGGGCCGCGCTCTGCAGCCCACGCATCTTGCACCGGGATAGCGGTCCCGGCGGGAAGGCCGGCCCGAGTGGACCCGGTTCGGGCCCTTGTGCCGGGGCGGGCAAGATGGCCACGCCCCCGGCGGAGACGGCGCCTCCGGGACACCGTCGGGGACAGAG GACCAGTCTTCTCCATGGGCTCTACCATTCCCACCCCTTTGGCCTCACTCCACAACAaccacttctccatctttgcctcttttctggtctcccccacccccaagccctcccacCCGACTGCTTCCCCCAGctcccccactgcctctccctcaGGTCCAAGCCCTCACCTCACCATGGGTGGTTCTCCCCCCAGGAAAGGGGGAGGAGGGGCCAGGACCCGAGTTACATAGCGGCTGCCTGGATGGGCTCAGGAGCCTGTTTGAGGGGCCTCCCTGCCCCTATCCTGGAGCTCTGATACCTTTCCAAGCCCCTGGAACCGCCCACCCTTCCCCTGCCACTCCATCAGGAGATCCGAGTATGGAGGAGCACCTGGCTGTCATGTATGAGAGACTGAGACAAGAG CTTCCCAATCTCTTCCTTCACTCCCACGACTACACTCTCTACTCATCGGATGTGGAATTCATCAATGAGATCCTCAACATGCGTACCAA AGGCCGGACATGGTACATTCTGTCACTGACTCTCTGCCGTTTCCTGGCCTGGAACTATTTTGCACAGCTTCGGCTGGAAATTCTGCAGCTGACACGCCACCCTGAGAATTGGACCCTGCAAGCCCGCTGGCGGCTTGTGGGACTGCCCATCCACCTGCTCTTTCTTCGTTTTTATAAGCGTGACAAGGAGGAGCTTTACCG GACCTATGATGCCTATTCCACCTTCTACCTGAATTCCAATGGCCTCATTTGTCGCCATCGCCTAGACAAA CTGATGCCTTCACATTCACCCCCCGCACCTGTGAAGAAGCTGTTAGTGGGAGCCCTGGTGGCTCTGGGGCTGTCGGAACCAGAACCCAACTTACACCTGTGTTCGAAGGACTGA
- the ATAT1 gene encoding alpha-tubulin N-acetyltransferase 1 isoform X1, which yields MEFPFDVDALLPERITVLDQHLRPPARRPGTTTPARVDLQQQIMTIVDELGKASAKAQHLPAPITSASRMQSNRHVMYILKDTSARPAGKGAIVGFLKVGYKKLFVLDDREAHNEVEPLCILDFYIHESLQRHGHGRELFQHMLQKERVEPHQLAIDRPSQKLLKFLNKHYNLETTVPQVNNFVIFEGFFAHQHRPPATSLRATRHSRAAALDPMPAAPARKLPPKRAEGDIKPYSSSDREFLKVAVEPPWPLNRAPRRATPPAHPPPRSSSLGNSPERGPLRPFVPEQELLRSLRLCPPHPTARLLLATDPGGSPAQRRRTSGTPPGLVAQSCSYSRHGRLNSSCPNTGNQELKQGEQETENRCAIEEQVLSQHGSGEEPMHTVPPQAQVPPAQAWTMGGDMFNARFIRNLHERRSTRPW from the exons ATGGAGTTCCCGTTCGATGTGGACGCGCTGCTCCCGGAGCGGATCACGGTGCTGGACCAGCACCTAAGGCCCCCGGCCCGCCGACCCGGAACCACAACGCCGGCCCG TGTTGATCTGCAGCAGCAAATTATGACCATTGTAGATGAGCTGGGCAAGGCCTCTGCTAAG GCCCAGCATCTTCCTGCTCCCATAACCAGTGCATCCAGGATGCAGAGTAATCGCCACGTTATGTATATACTCAAAGATACTTCAGCTCGACC ggctggaaaaggagcCATTGTTGGCTTTCTTAAAGTTGGATATAAGAAACTCTTTGTACTG GATGATCGTGAGGCTCACAATGAGGTAGAACCACTTTGCATCTTGGACTTTTACATCCATGAATCACTTCAACGCCACGGCCACGGACGAGAACTCTTCCAGCATATGTTGCAG AAAGAGCGAGTTGAACCACACCAACTGGCCATTGACAGACCCTCCCAGAAGCTGCTGAAGTTCCTGAATAAACACTACAACCTGGAGACCACCGTCCCACAG GTGAACAACTTTGTGATCTTCGAAGGCTTCTTTGCCCATCAGCATC GGCCCCCTGCTACCTCCCTGAGGGCAACTCGACACTCTCGTGCTGCTGCGCTCGATCCTATGCCCGCTG CTCCAGCAAGGAAGCTGCCACCCAAGCGAGCAGAGGGAGACATAAAGCCATACTCCTCTAGTGACCGAGAAT TTCTGAAGGTAGCTGTGGAGCCTCCATGGCCCCTGAACAGGGCCCCTCGCCGTGCGACTCCTCCAGCCCACCCACCCCCTCGCTCCAGCAGCCTGGGAAACTCACCAGAACGGGGCCCCCTCCGCCCCTTTGTGCCAGAGCAGGAGCTGCTGCGTTCCCTGCGCCTctgccccccacaccccaccGCCCGCCTTCTGCTTGCTACTGACCCTGGGGGCAGCCCTGCCCAGCGGCGCCGCACCAG CGGGACTCCCCCAGGGCTGGTAGCCCAAAGCTGCAGCTATAGCCGCCACGGGCGGTTGAATTCCTCATGTCCCAATACAG GCAACCAAGAACTGAAGCAGGGGGAACAGGAAACAGAGAATAG GTGTGCCATTGAGGAGCAGGTCTTGTCACAGCATGGGTCTGGGGAGGAACCCATGCACACAGTTCCTCCACAGGCCCAGGTTCCACCAGCCCAGGCTTGGACAATGGGTGGGGACATGTTCAACGCCAGGTTCATTCGAAACTTGCATGAACGTCGCAGCACCAGGCCTTGGTGA